GAGGTGACCTGCCGTCAACCTGCCGAGCTGGCGATCGAGGAAGGCGGCGAGGGACTCGGCGTCCACGACATGGGTCTCCGGCAGCGGGCCTGCGTCCCTGGAGCGCAGCGTCGAGAGGATCTGGCGCAGATCCTGTGCCGCGGAACCGCATTCGTCGGCGATCTCCTGCAGCTGGTCGCGCATGCCGTCGGTGGCGTCGGGCTCCCAGGCGGCCATGTGGGCACGCATGGACGCGTGGGACAGGGTCTGGGCGACGGTGTCGTGCAGTTCGCGTGCGAGCTCGAGCCGCAGGTCGAGCAGCTGCCGCTCCGCGCGCTCCCGCTCCAGCTGGATGAGCGCCTCCGCCTTGTGCCAGAGGATGCCGGCGCCGACAGCGAGGGCGGCGAGCACCACCAGCACCGTGCTGCTGGCGATCAGTTCCTCGGTGGAGCGGCTGCTGTGCAGACCCTGGGTCACGAAGGCGGCGGAGCCGACGACGCCCAGAATCCACGGCCAGTACGTCAGCTGCAGCCTGACCGCCGCGAACACGTTGATCGCGAAGGAGAGGGCCGCCGGGCCGAGGTACTGCCCGGGAACCGAAAGAAGCGCAAGGAGCGCGCCGGCACTGATCGCGGCGGCGACACGCGGGAAGCGCCCGGACAGGGCGGCTCCCACGCAGACCGAGAGATTCAGGACCCAGGCGTGGGGAGGGGTCGGCAGACCGAGCATCGTGCCGATGACCAGCCCGAGGACCAGCAGGGCGAGGGCCGGTTCCAGCCAGACGGACGCCGGCCTCCGTGTCTGGTCGGGTTGGCCATCCATGGCGCGCAGTCTATAGAGCCGGCGCCCCTCCGGGCCGAATCGGGTCAGAAGCAGACGCGGAACAGGCGGCAGAGCCAGGTCGAAGTCGGCTTGAGGGTGTTGCGGACGGTCTGCGGTGCCACCGTCAGGGTGAGAAGGGCGCTGTAGGGGCGGCGTCAGCGAGAAGCTCGACCATTTCGGGGTTCCTTTCACTCGTACACCCAGAGGGTATGTACGGTGAGGGCGTCTGTGCACCCATGAACCGCCTGCGGGTCAACTTTCGGCGATAGTCGTGGCCGAAAGTTGACTTGTGTGTCGACTTCAGTCTTCGACGAGGCGCCACTGATAGGCCAGCGCTGCTAGCGCGGCACGGTTCGGGCGTTCGTAACGCAGCAGCAGCCGGCTGACGTAGGTCTTGATGGTGCCCACCGCCAAGTGCATCTCTTCCGCGATCTCGGCGTTGCTGAGGCCGCGTCCGATGAGGCCGAGGAGCTTCCGGTCGCCCGGGGAGAGGTCGGCCGGCGCGGCGGCCCTGTCGAGCGTGTCGCGCAACAGGCTGGCGACCAGCTTGGGTGAGACCAGCGCATCCCCGGAGTAGGCGCTGCGGATGCCGTGGATGATGAGGGCGGGAGAGTCGGTCTTGAGAAGGAAGCCCGAGGCTCCCACCTGGATCGCACGGGTCAGGGTCCTGTCGTCCCCCAGCGCGGTGAAGCACACGGCCTTCGCGTTGATGGGCGGCGACGTGACGCGGCGGGTCACTTCGATGCCGTCGAGACGGGGCATGTGGATGTCGACCAGCACGACGTCCGGGCGCAGTTCGGCCGCCATGGTGACGGCCTCCGCGCCGTCCGTGGCCATCCCGATGAGCGTGATGTCGGGTGTGCGGGACAGATAGTTGTCGACGGCGCGTCGCGCGAGCGGGTCGTCCTCGGCCAGCAGAACCCGGATCGGAGCATCGGCGTCAGTCATGCACGTCACCCTAGTGGGCGAGGTGTCACCGCGGCGCCCCGTCGCCGGTATCGCCCGGGCCGTCTAGGCTTCGGTGCGTGCGGGATGAACGGGCAGGGATCGGTTACGGCGTCGCTGCCTACGTCCTCTGGGGTGCGTTCCCCCTCTATTTCGTCCTGTTCGCCCGCTCGGGCCCGGTCGAGATCGTCGCCCACCGCGCGCTGTGGTCGCTGGGCTTCTGCGTGCTGCTGCTGGCGGGCACCAGGGGCTGGGCCTCGCTGCGGGAGGCGCTCGCCAACCGCAAGGTGGTCGGCGCGCTCGCGGTCGCGGGCGTGCTCATCGCAGTCAACTGGACGACCTATGTCTACGGCATCAGCGTCGGCAGGACACTGGACGCCGCGCTCGGCTACTTCATCAACCCTCTGGCCGTGGCCCTCCTCGGCATCCTCGTCCTCGGCGAGCGGCTCAGCCGGCTCCAATGGGTGGCGATGGGGTTGGGGGCGGCGGCCGTCGCCGTCCTCGTCGTCGGCTATGGCGACGTTCCCATCATCGCGCTCACGCTGGCTGTGTCGTTCGGCCTCTACTCGCTCGTGAAGAAAATGGCGGGGGCCTCGGTGGCACCCGTGCCGGGCCTGGCGATCGAAACCGCGGCGATCGCGCCCGTGGCGCTCGGCTACCTCGGGTGGTTGTCGGTCACCGGCCAGGCCACGATGGGCCCGCCGACTGCGTACTGGCTGCTGCTGGCGAGCACTGGCGTGGTGACGGCGGTGCCGTTGCTGCTGTTCGCGGCTGCGGCGCGGCGGGTGTCGATGGTGACCATCGCAATCCTCCAGTACCTCGCGCCGATCGGGCAGTTCCTGCTGGGGTGGCTGGTCTTCGACGAGCCCATGCCGCCTGCGCGGTGGGCCGGATTCGCGCTCGTCTGGGGCGCCGTGGCGGCCTTCGTCGTGGACGCCGTCATCCGCCAGCCGAGGCCGAGCGGCACCGGCGGGTTTGCCCGCAGGGCGTGACACGGGGAGACTGGGTCAGTGCTGCAGGTGAAGGACATCGAGGTGCGGGCCGCCGCCCGGCTACTGCTCGCCCCCATCAGTTTCCAGGTAATTCCGGGTGATCGCATCGGGCTGGTCGGGCGGAACGGGGCCGGTAAGACGACCCTCACTCGCATCCTGGCAGGTGAGGGGCTGCCCGCCGGAGGCACCGTCAACCGGTCCGGCCAGCTCGGCTATCTGCCCCAGGATCCCCGGTCCGGCGACCCCGAGCAGATCGCCCGCGACCGGGTGCTCGGGGCCCGCGGACTCGATCAGGCCATGCGCCGGATGCGTCGGGCCGAGGAGACCATGGCCACCGCGGGCGGATCCACCCGGCAGGAGGCGATGGACGCGTACTCCCGAGCCGAGGCGGCCTTCGTCGCGGCCGGCGGCTACGCCGCGGAGTCGGAGGCGGCCCGCATCGCCGCGAACCTCGGCCTTGCCGATCGGGTGCTCGGTCAGCCGCTCAAGACGCTCTCCGGTGGGCAGCGGCGCCGCATTGAGCTCGCCCGCATCCTGTTCTCCGATGCCGACACGCTGCTGCTCGACGAGCCCACCAACCACCTCGACGCCGACTCGGTCGTGTGGCTGCGGAGCTACCTGCAGACGTACCCCGGGGGCCTCATCGTCATCTCCCACGACACCGAGCTGCTCGACGCCGTCGTGAACAAGGTGTTCCACCTCGACGCCAACCGGGCAGAGCTCGACATCTACTCGATGAACTGGAAGCGCTACCTGGCCCAGCGGGAGACCGACGAGAAGCGTCGCAGACGTGAACTTGCCAACGCCGAACGCAAGGCCGGCCAGCTCATGGCGCAGGCCGACAAGATGCGGGCGAAGGCGACCAAAGCCGTCGCCGCCCAGAACATGGCCAAACGGGCCGAGAAGCTCCTGGCGGGCGTCGAGGGCGAGCGGGTGCAGGACCAGGTGGCCCGGATCCGGTTCCCCGAACCCGCCCCGTGCGGAAAGACCCCGCTGCGGGGCTTCGACCTCAGCAAATCGTACGGGTCGCTGGAGGTGTTCACCGCCGTCGACCTTGCCATCGACAAGGGCTCGAAGGTCGTCATCCTCGGGCTCAACGGCGCGGGAAAGACGACGATGCTGAGGATCCTCGCCGGCATCGAGGATCCCTCCTCAGGGCGGGTGGAACTCGGCCACGGCGCCCGCGTCGGCTACTACGCGCAGGAACACGAGACCCTCGAGGTCGCGCGCAGCGTGCTGGACAACATGAAGTCGTCGTCGCCGAACCTGAACGACACGGACGTGCGGAAGGTGCTCGGCTCGTTCCTGTTCAGCGGCGACGACGTCGAGAAGCCCGCCAAGGTCCTCTCCGGCGGCGAGAAGACGCGGCTGGCGCTGGCGATGCTCGTGGTGTCGGCGGCCAATGTGCTGCTGCTGGACGAGCCGACCAACAACCTGGACCCTGCCTCCCGGGCGGAGGTGCTCAACGCCATCCGCACCTACGCCGGCGCCGTCGTGCTGGTCACGCACGATCCCGGCGCCGTCGCCGCTCTGGAGCCCGACCGGGTGCTCGTGCTGCCGGACGGCGTCGAGGACCTGTGGTCGGACGACTACGCGGAGCTGGTCGATCTCGCCTGATCCGGCCGGACGATATGAGCAGATGATCAGTTTTTCTGCTCGATCGCTCGGCGAGGGGGGCGGCCCCGGGCGGCGGCGCCTAGGCTCAGGGTGTGGCACGAATCAGTTTTGGTACCGGTGGCTGGCGCGCGATCATCGGCGATGAGTTCATCCGCGCGAACGTGAGGCTGCTGGCTGCGGCCCTCGCCGAACGCATGCGTGACGAGGGCACGGCGGGCGAGGGGATCGTGATCGGGTACGACCGCCGCTTCCTCTCCGACGTCGCGGCCGAGTGGGCCGCGGAGGTGTTCGCCGGCTACGACATCCCCACCCGGGTGATCCGCGTCGCGCAGGCGCCGACCCCGCTGATCATGTGGACCGTCAAGGACCTCGACCTGCCGTACGGCATGGCCATCACCGCCTCCCACAACCCCGCCCTCTACAACGGCATCAAGGTCTTCACCCGCGGCGGCAAGGACGCGGACGAGGACGTGACGGGCGACGTCGAGCGCCGGATGGGCCTCCTGGAGGGGCCGACGGAGGACGAGATCCCCAGCGTCCCCTACGCGCGGGCGCTGTCGACCGGGGCCATCGAGGAGATCAACACCTTCAACGGCTACATCGACTCGATCATCGCGCAGGTGGACATGGAGGCGATCCGCAGCGCGGGTCTCAAGGTGGCGCTCGACCCGATGTTCGGTGTCTCGAAGACGTCGCTGCAGACCATCCTCATGACGGCGCGCGTCGACGTCGAGGTCATCAACGACCGCCACGACACCCTCTTCGGGGGCAGGCTGCCGTCGCCGACCACCCACACGCTGCAGGCGCTGAAGCGCTACGTGGTGGAGAACGGCTGCGACCTCGGCATCGCGACCGACGGCGACGCCGACCGCATCGGCATCATCGACGACCTCGGCAACTTCCTGCACCCGAACCAGCTCCTGGTGATCCTCTACTGGTACCTGCTGCAGTACAAGGGCTGGACGGGCCCCGTGGTCCGCAACGTGGCCACCACCTCGCTCCTCGACGACCTGGCCGCCCGTTTCGGCGAGCAGGCCTACGAGGTGCCCGTCGGCTTCAAGTGGATCTCGGGCAAGATGCTGGAGACCGACGCGATCATCGGCGGCGAGTCCTCGGGCGGCCTGACGGTGCGCGGCCACATCGCAGGCAAGGACGGCATCTACGCCGCGGCGCTGCTGGTGGAGATGATCGCCGTCGTCGGCAAACCCATGAGCCAGATCTACGCCGAGATCACGGGCCAGTTCGACCCGCACTACATGGCCGAGACGGACTTCGCGTTCGATCCAGAGCGCAAGCCCGAGATCCTTGACACGCTCATGGTGCGGCGCGAACTGCCCGCCTTCAGTGAGCCGGTGGTCAGGACCTCCTACGAGGACGGCTGCAAGGTCTACTTCGCCGACGGCTGGATCATCGCGCGCTTCTCGGGCACCGAGCCCCTGCTGCGGATCTTCTGCGAACTGCCGACGCAGGAGCGGGCCGAGCGCTGCTGCGACGAGTTCCGGGCGTTCCTGGGGCTCTGAGGCTCAGCGCCCTGGCCGCACCCGGCCGACCGTCGCCGCCCACGGCGCCATCGTCTCCGTCCTCGGTCCCCCGAGCAGCGGCTCCACGTGGCCGTCGAAGCGGGGACGGTGCAGCGGCCGGGGCGTGATGTTGCACTCGATGAGGAACCGGTCGTCGCCGAGGAACCGCTCGTAGGCGAGGTAGCCGCGCCGCTCCGGCCGCACCCAGCGGATCCCGCCGGCCGTCAGAGCCCGGTTGGCCCTGCGCAGCCGGATCAGGTCGCGGTGCCAGGAGTAGACGGAGTCGGGGTCGGCCGCCTGCTCCTGGGCGCTGAACCCCGTCGCGCGATCGGTCCCCGCCAGCCACGGCTCCCCGGTGGTGAACCCGCCGTCGGGGGTCCACCGCATGGGCACCCGGGCGTGGTCGCGGGTGCCGGCCAGGATCTCCGCCCACGCCTCCGCCGCACCCCGCCCCTCCGCGAGCAGCGAGGCGTACCGGTTGAGGGTCTCCACGTCACGCATCTGCGCCGGGCCGCTGAAGGCCTGGTCCACCGCGGCCAGTTCCTGTCCCTGGAACAGGAACGGCGTGCCGCGCATCGTCAGCTGGATCGTCGCGAGCAGCTTGCCGACCGCGGTGCGCACGTCCGGGTCCGACTCGGCGCCTCCGGCGAACTTGCTCAGCATCCGCGGGTTGTCATGGTTGTCGAAGAAGACGGCGAGCCAGTCGGCGTCCGTGAGCCGCGACGAGTAGCCGAGGAAGTAGCGCTTGAGGTATTCGGGGTCGTAGCGGTACGCGTCCCAGCGCGTGTGCCCCGGCGTGTCCAGCACGTCGAAGTTGAACACCAGGTCGAGCCGGTCCTGCCCGGCCGCGCTCAGCATCCGGCCCAGCTCGACGCCGATGCCTGGCGTCTCGCCGACCATGACGCCCACCTCGTCGGGGGGCAGCGGATCGCCGAGGGTGCCGTCGGGCAGCCGTCGCCGCGGGGTCGAGGCGGGCGCCGTCCGGCGGGTGAAGCCGTCGCGGCGCAGCCCCTCCAGGAACTCGCCGAGCCGCGGGCCGTAGAAGTACGTCTCGACGCCGGTGAACTCCATCAACTGCCCCACGAAGGCGTTGCCGTCCGGGAGGCCCTCGGGCTTGGAGATGTAGTTGATGACGTCGAGGCGGAACCCGTCGATGCCGCGATCGAGCCACCAGGCGACGATGTCGGCCACCTCGCGACGGACGGCGGGGGTGTCCCACCGCAGGTCCATCTGGCCGGGCGCGAACAGGTGCAACGCCCACCGCTCGATCTCGGGAAGCCAGCGCCACGCGGAGCCGGAGAAGAACGAGAGCCAGTTGTTCGGCGGCGCGTCGGGGGTGCCCTCGACGAGGAAGTAGTACCGGCCGTACGGTCCGTCGGGGTCGGCGACGGCGCGGCGGAACCACTCGTGCTCCGCCGAGGTGTGGTTGACGACCAGGTCGAGGATGATCCGCATGCCCCGCTCGTGGCAGCCGGCGATGAGTTCGTCGACGTCGGCGAGGGTGCCCATCTCCGCCATGACGGCGCGGTAGTCGCGCACGTCGTAGCCCATGTCCTCGTTGGGGGAGTCGAAGATGGGCGACAGCCACAGGCAGTCGACGCCGAGGTCGGCCAGGTGGTCGAGATGGTCGATGATGCCGCGCAGGTCGCCGACGCCGTCGCCGTCCGAGTCGGCGAAGGAACGGGGGTAGACCTGGTAGAAGACAGCCTCCCGCCACCAGGGCGACTCCGCGGGCGCGTCGACCGGGGGAGCGCCCGGCTCGGTGTTGGCCAGGGAGATGACCGCGTCGACCAGCCCCGGCCCGGCGAAGCGGCTGGCGAGCCGGTCGACGACGCCGAGCGGCAGCCCGCCGACGGCACGGACCAGGCCCTTCGGCAGGCCGGTCTGCAGCAGCAGCTTGTCGAGCGCGTCACGGCCCGTCGGGGTGGCGTAGACGTCGCGGATCCTGCTCGACCGCGTCAACGGTTCAGGCATCGGCCCTCCTCCTGGTGAGTTCCGCGAGGATGGCGGCGTAGCGCTCCTCGTCGAGCACGTACTTTGCCCGCATCACCAGGTAGCTGACGACCACGAGCAGCATGGGGACCACCATCATCGACATCCGGAACAGCCAGGCGTGGCCGGGCGTGACGTCCGCCGCCGACGTCGCCGTGTCCAGTCCGGTCCACAGGACAGTGGCGCCCACGACGGCGACCGCGAAGGCGTTGCTCAGCTTGTAGATGAACGGCTGGATCGAGAAAGTGACCGACTCGTTGCGGCGGCCGAGCTTCAGCTCGCCGTACTCGACGCTGTCGGCGATGAACATCACCATGAGCAGCTGGATCATGCCCTGCCCGGAGAACAGGAGGACCCCGGCCACCCCCGTCACCGGCAGCGAGGTGCCGGCGAACAGGAAGACGACGTAGCCCGCCGCCATGAGGGCGCTGGCGAGCAGGTGGATCTGGCCGCGCCGCAGCCGCTTCGAGATGAGCGGGAAGCAGACGAGCGCCGTGATCTGCGCGACGGCGAGGATGGCGGCGAAGATCGAGTAGGCGCCCTCGTCGCCGACGATGTACTTGAAGTAGTAGACGCCCAGCGACGTGGTGATGCCGTAGCCCGTCATGAACAGCACCATCGACAGCGTCACCCAGAGCAGCTGGTCGTTGCGGCCGATGACGCCGAACAGTTCGAGGACGCGGGTGCGCTCCGGCTCCTTGGCCGTGACCTGCTCCTTGGCGAAGATCAGCGTGATGGCCTGGAAGGCCAGCATGACGACCGCCAGCACGCACACGACGGCGAACCAGGCGGCCTCGTCGGAGCCCAGGACGGGTGCCAGCGCGCTGGTCACCGGCAGGATGCCCACGACGACGGCGAAGAGCCCGATGTTGGCGCAGATGCGGGCGACGGCGCCGACGCGCTCCCGCTCCGCCTGGTCCTCCGTCAGCGCGGGCAGCATCGACCAGAAGGAGATGTCGTTGATCGTGTACGACACCTCGTAGACGAGGTACACCACGGTGAACAGCACGACGTAGCCCCAGCCGCGGACGCCGAGGTCGGCGAACATCAGCAGGCTCGCCCCCGCCCAGGCCACCGCGCCGAGCAGGATCCAGGGCTTGAACTTGCCCCACCGGCTGCGGGTGTTGTCGACGACGACGCCCATGAACGGGTCGTTGACGGCGTCGAAGATCCGCATCGCGACCATGACGCCGCTGATGGCCGCGAACTGGGCGCCCGAGATGTCGAGGACGTCGCTCAGGTAGAACATGAGGAACATCGACACCAGCGCGGCGAGGCCGTCGCGCCCGAGCGTGCCCAGCCCGAAGGCCCAGCGGTTCATGCGTCGTCGCCGTACGGGGTGGGGTCCTGGAAGCCGGTGATGAGCTTGGCCGACAGCTTCTCCTGCTCGTCGAGGAGGGAGGCCAGCGCCGCGTGCAGGTGCGGGTCGGCCGGCGCGACCTCCGCCTCTGCGGCGATCAGCACCGCGCGGCGCATCAGTTCCTTGAAGAACGACGCCGTCCGCGCGTCGCTGCGATGGGCCACCTCGTCCAGGGCGGCATCCGTGAAGGGCACCGCGCCCCGGTACAACTCCAGCAGCCGGCGGCGCTCCCGCTCACCGGGCAGCGGGATCTCGACGGCGAGGTCGACGCGCCCCGGCCGCTGCGCGAGCGCCTCCTCCAGCACGTCGACCCGGTTCGTGGTCAGCAGGAACGCGACGTCAGCGTCGGAGTCGAGCCCGTCGAGGGCGTCGAGCACCTCGAACAGCAGCGGGCGGGCGCCCGCCCCGAAGCCGCGGTCCATCGCCACCAGGTCGCAGTCCTCGAGGACGACGATGGAGGGCTGCAGGTTGCGGGCCATGGCGGCGGCCAGTCCCACCAGCGACAGGGTCTCCCCGTGCAGCACGAACACCGTGTGGCCGGTGGTGGCGCCCAGCAGGTGCCGGACCGTGTGGGTCTTGCCCGTGCCGGGCGGCCCGTAGAGGAGGACGCCGCGTTTCAGGTGCTGCCCCCAGCGGCGCAGCGCCTCGGCGTGCGCGGCGATGCCGGTGACGTGCCCGGTGATCCGCTCCAGCAGCCCCTCCGGCAGCACCACGTCGGAGGCGGGAAGGTCGGGGCGCGGCAGGAAACGGTAGCCGTCGCCCTCACCCTCGAAGCCGATCAGGTCGAGCGTGATCACGTTGCCCCGGAGCACGGAGTGCTCGGTGGCGAGCCGCCCGACCTCCTCGATGAGTTCGCCGGCCAGTTCGGTGTCGGGGGAGAGCACCTCCAGCACCGCCACCCCGGTGCCGGTCAGCTGGTTGCGGCGTCGCTGCAGCACGGCCACCGGCACGTCGCGGTACCGGAACAGCCGCAGCCCCAGAGCGATGGCGCGGCGCGTGGAGTCGGGGCCGGTCGGCACGTTGGCCCAGTCGACCGGCCCGGTCGGCAGCCTCGCCCAGGGGGAGGACACCATGTCGGCCAGCGACATGTGCTGGCGCTGATCGCCGCCGCCGATGCCGAGCAGCTGCGCGTCGGGGCCGGCGAGGAGCTCGAGGGCGACGTCGTAGTCGGCGTAGCGGTGGTGGGGCACCTCGCGGGCCACCGTCGACATGGAGCCGGCGCTGGCGCCGAGGAAGCCGCTGAGCGCGTCGGAGAGCTGGGGCAGGGCACCCGTGGGCGCGGCGGAGGCCGCCAGCTCGTTGAGGCGTTGGAAGGCGGCGAGGAACCCGCGCAGATCATCGGCGTCGACACTCATGGCCACACCCTAGGGGGTGGCGGGGCGTCAGCGGCGGAGCGTCACGACGTCGACGGCGACGGTGACGCTGGCGGCCTCTGGGGCGGCCGGGACGGTGTGGAACGCGTTGGGGCCCATGGCGATCAGGTCGGCGACCTGATCTCCGGTGAGGTCCAGCCGGTAGCGGACCTCCTCGACGTCGGCGCTCCACGCCGGCCACGCCGCGGCGATCGCGGCCGCCTTGTCGCCAGGAACGTCGAGCAACCCATGGCGGGAGCGGAGCTCGCCGAGATGCTCGGCGGCCGGGACGGCGACGACGAGGCGCCCCGTCGGGGCGAGGAGCCGGTCGAACTCCGCCGGGTTGCGCGGGGCGAACACGCACAGCAGGGCGTCGACGGCCCCGTCGGGTAACGGCAGCCCCGCCCAGGTGTCGGCCACGACGGCGGCGGCGCGCGGATGACAGCGGGCGGCCCTTCTGGCGGCGGCGGGGGAGACGTCGGTGGCCAGCCCCTCCGCGTCCGGGGCGGCGTCGAGCGCGGCGGCCAGGTAGTGGCCGGTGCCGGCCCCGACCTCGAGGATCCGCCGTGCCCCCGCGGCGCCGCGGGCGACCGCGGCGGCGATGGGCGCGTAGTGTCCGCCGCCCAGGAACCGGTCGCGGGCGGCGACCATGGCCGGGGTGTCGGCGTTGGCGGGGGCTGCGTGCCCCAGGAGGTTCACGTACCCCTGCCGGGCGATGTCGAAGCTGTGGCGGGCCGGGCAGACGAGCGCGCCGTCACGCCGGCTCAGCGGGGCGCCGCACCGCGGGCAGACGAGCCAGCCCAGCGCGCTCACGCGGCGGCCTTCGCGCTCGCCTTCCGCCGGTCGCGGATGTCGGCGCGCACCAGCACGCCGACGCCGATGACGCCGACGACGGTGAAGGCGAACCACTGCAGCGCGTAGCTGAGGTGTGGGCCCTCGCTGAGATCGGGCGGGGGTACCGGCGTGAGTCCGCCGACATCCGCCGGGGTCGATTCGCTGAGCGCGATGAACCCGTCGAGGAGGTCGAGCCCGAGGCTCTGTCCCAGCGCCTCGGAGCTGATGAGACGGATCTGCCCCTCGTGCGGCTCCATGGCGATGGAGTCGCCGCGCTCGTTGCGGCGCACGTAGCCCGTGACGGTGACCTCGCCGGGCGTGACGGCGGGCACGTCGCCGTCGGGGCGCGAACCCTCCCGTTGCAGGAAGCCACGGTCGACCAGCAGGTGGTCGCCAGCGTCGGTCTGCAGCACGGCCACCACCTCACTGCCGTAGGCGCCGTCGAGGGAGCGGTAGCGGACCTGGAACTGCTCGGGCAGGTAGGTGCCGGTCGCCGTGACCTGGAACCACTGGTCGTCGTCGCCGATGGGGCCACCCATCACCTGTCCATAGGGCTGGACCGGCATGTCGCGGTGGGCGACGACGATCGCGTTGGCGGCCCTGCGCTCGTCGAGGCGGGACAACTGCCAGCGGCCGAGCATCACGAACGTGACGGCGAGGACGGTCGCCAGCACCCCGAGTGCGATCCAGCGTCTTGCTTGACGGCTCAACGCTCGTCCTCCTCGATGGTTCCCGGCAGTACCTCGCCGGCGGGTAGGGCAGGCCTGTCCGCGCCGTCCTCCGGTGGGAGGGTGGCGGGCGGCCGGTGGTCCACATTGTTGGCCAGGAGCACGGCGATGGCCGGCAGCACCGCCGCGGCGATGAGCGTGGCGACCTTCCACCAGCCGGGCACGATGAGGAAGGCGATGAAGCACGCGGTGCGGACCGCCATCGTCAGGATGTAGCGACGCTGTCGCTCCTCCAGGTCGAGGCTGTGGCTGCGACCGGCGGTGGTGATCAGAGCGGCATCCCTGCTCTTCGGCATGCGTCCAGCTTAGTCCGGTGCGCCACAGCCTCGCGCCTCGTCGTTTCGCAGGAACGGGCGATGCGACGGGAAGGTCCCAGGCCTGCGGTAGGTTGTCGCCGTGTCGAATGCATCTCGTGTTGTCCTGGTCACCGGTGGCTCGAAGGGGATCGGTCGCACCATGGCCGAGGCCTTCCGCGACGCGGGGTACCGTGTCGCCGCGACCTACCGTTCCGGTGGCGTCCCTGACGGTGTCCTGGGCGTCGCCTGCGACATCACCGACCAGGGGCAGGTGGACCACGCGTTCGACACAGTCGAGGCCGAACTGGGCCCCGTCGAGATCCTCGTCGCCAACGCGGGCGTCACGAAGGACACGCTCCTCATGCGGATGTCGGACGACGATTGGCAGCAGGTCATCGACACCAACCTCACCGGCACCTTCCGGGTGGTGCGCCGCGCCAGCCGCCCGATGATGCGGGGCCGCTTCGGCCGCGTCATCCTCATCTCCTCGGTCGTCGGCCTGCTCGGCTCGGCGGGGCAGCTCAACTACGCGGCGTCGAAGTCGGCGCTGATCGGCATGGCCCGCAGCCTCACCCGCGAGCTGGGCAGCCGCAACGTCACAGCCAACGTCATCGCTCCCGGCTTCATCGCCACCGACATGACGGCCGTGCTCGACGAGGCGACGATCGCCGACTACACCCGGCGGATCCCCGCCGGCAGGCTCGGCGCCGTCGACGACGTTGCCGCGGCCGCGCTCTACCTGGCCAGCGACGCCGCAGGCTACGTCTCCGGCGCCGTGCTGCCGGTCGACGGCGGCCTCGGCATGGGCCACTGACACCCCACGATCCCGGAACAGAAGGAAGCACCATGGGTCTGCTCGACGGCAAGAACATCCTGATCACCGGCGTCACCATGCGCACGTCCATCGCGTACGCCGCGGTGGAGATCGCGCAGCGCGAAGGGGCCAACGTCGTGGTCTCCGCTGCGGGCCGGGCCGTGGCGCCCGCCCAGCGGGCCATCGCGCGCCTGGAGCAGGTGCCGCCGCTCATCGAGGTCGACGTGACCGACCCGGACCACCTGGCCGCGTTGCCGGAGCTGCTCGGGCAGCACATCAACGGAGGCCTCGACGGCATCGTCCACTCCATCGCGTACGCCGATCCGGAGAAGGCGCTGGGCGGCGCGTTCCTCAGCACCGACTGGGACACGGTCGCCAACGCGCTCCACATCTCCGCCTACTCGCTGCAGTCGCTCACCATGGCCGCCAGGCCCGTCCTCAACCGGGGCGCCTCCGTCGTCGGCCTGACCTTCGACGCCACCGTCTCGTGGCCGGCGTACGACTGGATGGGGGTGGCGAAGGCCGCGCTCGAGTCGACCTCCCGCTACCTCGCCCGCTACCTCGGCCCGGACGGCATCCGCGTCAACCTGGTGGCCGCCGGCCCCGTCGACACCGTCGCGAAGAAGGCCATCC
The DNA window shown above is from Tessaracoccus defluvii and carries:
- a CDS encoding AAA family ATPase; protein product: MSVDADDLRGFLAAFQRLNELAASAAPTGALPQLSDALSGFLGASAGSMSTVAREVPHHRYADYDVALELLAGPDAQLLGIGGGDQRQHMSLADMVSSPWARLPTGPVDWANVPTGPDSTRRAIALGLRLFRYRDVPVAVLQRRRNQLTGTGVAVLEVLSPDTELAGELIEEVGRLATEHSVLRGNVITLDLIGFEGEGDGYRFLPRPDLPASDVVLPEGLLERITGHVTGIAAHAEALRRWGQHLKRGVLLYGPPGTGKTHTVRHLLGATTGHTVFVLHGETLSLVGLAAAMARNLQPSIVVLEDCDLVAMDRGFGAGARPLLFEVLDALDGLDSDADVAFLLTTNRVDVLEEALAQRPGRVDLAVEIPLPGERERRRLLELYRGAVPFTDAALDEVAHRSDARTASFFKELMRRAVLIAAEAEVAPADPHLHAALASLLDEQEKLSAKLITGFQDPTPYGDDA
- a CDS encoding glycoside-pentoside-hexuronide (GPH):cation symporter, producing the protein MNRWAFGLGTLGRDGLAALVSMFLMFYLSDVLDISGAQFAAISGVMVAMRIFDAVNDPFMGVVVDNTRSRWGKFKPWILLGAVAWAGASLLMFADLGVRGWGYVVLFTVVYLVYEVSYTINDISFWSMLPALTEDQAERERVGAVARICANIGLFAVVVGILPVTSALAPVLGSDEAAWFAVVCVLAVVMLAFQAITLIFAKEQVTAKEPERTRVLELFGVIGRNDQLLWVTLSMVLFMTGYGITTSLGVYYFKYIVGDEGAYSIFAAILAVAQITALVCFPLISKRLRRGQIHLLASALMAAGYVVFLFAGTSLPVTGVAGVLLFSGQGMIQLLMVMFIADSVEYGELKLGRRNESVTFSIQPFIYKLSNAFAVAVVGATVLWTGLDTATSAADVTPGHAWLFRMSMMVVPMLLVVVSYLVMRAKYVLDEERYAAILAELTRRRADA
- a CDS encoding putative RNA methyltransferase; translated protein: MSALGWLVCPRCGAPLSRRDGALVCPARHSFDIARQGYVNLLGHAAPANADTPAMVAARDRFLGGGHYAPIAAAVARGAAGARRILEVGAGTGHYLAAALDAAPDAEGLATDVSPAAARRAARCHPRAAAVVADTWAGLPLPDGAVDALLCVFAPRNPAEFDRLLAPTGRLVVAVPAAEHLGELRSRHGLLDVPGDKAAAIAAAWPAWSADVEEVRYRLDLTGDQVADLIAMGPNAFHTVPAAPEAASVTVAVDVVTLRR
- a CDS encoding alpha-glucosidase produces the protein MPEPLTRSSRIRDVYATPTGRDALDKLLLQTGLPKGLVRAVGGLPLGVVDRLASRFAGPGLVDAVISLANTEPGAPPVDAPAESPWWREAVFYQVYPRSFADSDGDGVGDLRGIIDHLDHLADLGVDCLWLSPIFDSPNEDMGYDVRDYRAVMAEMGTLADVDELIAGCHERGMRIILDLVVNHTSAEHEWFRRAVADPDGPYGRYYFLVEGTPDAPPNNWLSFFSGSAWRWLPEIERWALHLFAPGQMDLRWDTPAVRREVADIVAWWLDRGIDGFRLDVINYISKPEGLPDGNAFVGQLMEFTGVETYFYGPRLGEFLEGLRRDGFTRRTAPASTPRRRLPDGTLGDPLPPDEVGVMVGETPGIGVELGRMLSAAGQDRLDLVFNFDVLDTPGHTRWDAYRYDPEYLKRYFLGYSSRLTDADWLAVFFDNHDNPRMLSKFAGGAESDPDVRTAVGKLLATIQLTMRGTPFLFQGQELAAVDQAFSGPAQMRDVETLNRYASLLAEGRGAAEAWAEILAGTRDHARVPMRWTPDGGFTTGEPWLAGTDRATGFSAQEQAADPDSVYSWHRDLIRLRRANRALTAGGIRWVRPERRGYLAYERFLGDDRFLIECNITPRPLHRPRFDGHVEPLLGGPRTETMAPWAATVGRVRPGR